In Bacillota bacterium, one DNA window encodes the following:
- a CDS encoding UDP-2,4-diacetamido-2,4,6-trideoxy-beta-L-altropyranose hydrolase produces MEHPRKHILVIIPARGGSKSIPRKNLLLINNKPLLAFSIEAALQAKHELEQEAIAEVDVFVSSDDQAILEIGRLFGVNTLIRPAYLSEDHVPLDPVVCHAVHTVEGMRQVKFDTVVTLQPTSPLLRGATLVRAIRQFFVGEADTLISVSLESHIYWQKAGDSLLPLCKERRNRQWLEPLYRETGGFVISRRHVLDEGKRFGVAVEIYPLDFPENIDVDNWHDLVLVEACLKRKRIAIRTDGDRNMGLGHVYRMLTLAKRLWNHEVMFFMDAQKPLGVKKVESECLPVRTFTSDDELFDLLRKYAPDIVINDILDTETTYIATLKSLGCRVVNFEDLGQGARLADIVINALYEWSGLSTNQYYGYKYECLREDCYFVAPKQGVSPNVKEMVITFGGTDPGNTTAKVLKAIEKADLRDIRVKVVVGLGYAPIEQLLAYVQTLRAKGFEVEVLQDVQLMAPLLREADLVICSNGRTVYEAVAVAVPTVTISQNVRETSHLFSRISPGVINIGLSAEIGPEQIASTIAALVNDYEQRRRMHEELRPIALDLRKGIERVLGLILEGVYVVK; encoded by the coding sequence TTGGAGCACCCTAGAAAACATATATTAGTAATTATTCCTGCCCGCGGCGGGAGTAAAAGTATTCCAAGGAAAAACTTACTCCTTATTAACAACAAACCGTTGCTGGCTTTTTCCATCGAAGCGGCGTTACAAGCAAAGCACGAGCTTGAGCAGGAAGCGATTGCCGAGGTTGATGTTTTTGTTTCCAGTGATGACCAAGCAATTTTGGAGATTGGTCGACTTTTTGGAGTAAATACTTTGATACGGCCTGCTTACCTGTCGGAAGACCATGTACCACTTGATCCGGTGGTCTGTCATGCCGTCCACACTGTCGAAGGCATGCGGCAAGTTAAGTTTGACACAGTTGTTACGTTACAGCCCACTTCACCGTTGCTTCGTGGTGCTACCCTGGTTCGTGCCATCAGACAATTCTTCGTGGGGGAAGCGGACACATTAATTAGTGTTTCACTGGAATCTCACATCTACTGGCAAAAGGCTGGTGATTCCTTGTTACCACTTTGCAAAGAACGCCGTAACAGGCAATGGTTGGAACCGCTTTACAGAGAAACAGGCGGATTTGTCATATCCCGACGGCACGTACTGGACGAGGGCAAAAGATTCGGAGTTGCTGTCGAGATATACCCACTCGACTTCCCTGAGAACATCGATGTGGACAACTGGCACGATCTTGTGCTTGTGGAGGCGTGCCTGAAGCGTAAAAGAATTGCCATAAGGACGGATGGCGATCGTAACATGGGCTTAGGCCACGTCTACCGGATGCTGACCCTGGCCAAGCGCTTGTGGAACCACGAAGTCATGTTTTTCATGGATGCCCAAAAGCCTCTTGGCGTTAAAAAAGTAGAAAGCGAATGTTTGCCAGTGCGCACATTTACCAGTGATGATGAACTGTTTGATCTTCTTAGGAAGTATGCCCCGGATATAGTGATTAATGACATTTTGGATACTGAGACTACATACATAGCCACTTTGAAATCACTTGGGTGCCGGGTGGTCAACTTCGAGGACCTTGGGCAAGGTGCGCGATTGGCTGATATAGTGATTAACGCGTTATATGAGTGGAGTGGTTTGTCGACAAACCAGTACTACGGGTACAAGTACGAATGCTTGCGAGAAGACTGTTACTTCGTAGCACCTAAGCAGGGTGTGTCACCTAACGTTAAGGAAATGGTCATCACGTTTGGCGGTACCGATCCAGGTAACACTACTGCCAAGGTTCTCAAGGCAATTGAAAAGGCTGACCTACGAGATATTCGGGTGAAGGTAGTTGTTGGTCTCGGGTACGCTCCCATCGAACAGCTACTAGCTTATGTGCAAACCCTGCGAGCCAAGGGATTTGAGGTAGAGGTCTTGCAGGATGTGCAGCTGATGGCGCCCCTCTTACGCGAGGCAGACCTTGTTATCTGCTCAAATGGCCGGACCGTATACGAGGCGGTGGCCGTGGCCGTACCGACGGTAACCATCTCGCAGAACGTTAGGGAAACCTCGCACTTGTTTTCTCGAATTAGTCCCGGTGTTATTAATATTGGTTTGTCTGCCGAAATTGGCCCTGAGCAAATCGCCAGCACCATCGCAGCATTGGTGAACGACTATGAGCAGCGCCGTCGCATGCATGAAGAGCTGCGGCCAATTGCGCTCGACTTAAGAAAAGGAATTGAAAGAGTACTGGGACTCATTCTGGAAGGGGTGTATGTGGTCAAATGA
- the rfbB gene encoding dTDP-glucose 4,6-dehydratase yields the protein MKLLITGGAGFIGSNFIRYILREHPEWQVVNLDKLTYAGNLANLKDVEDNPRYRFVRGDIADRGLVERLFHEEKFDAVVNFAAESHVDRSILDSSPFIETNVKGVQVLLEAAREFKIKKFVQISTDEVYGSLAPDDPPCTEESPLLPNSPYSASKAAADLLCRAYHKTYRLPVVITRSSNNYGPYQFPEKLIPLMITNALEDKPLPVYGDGQNVRDWLFVEDNCRAIALVIEKGKPGEIYNIGGGEEKRNIDVVKAILRLLGKPESLITFVKDRPGHDRRYALNTGKMLQEFGWQPAVSFEEGLVQTVKWYLENRTWWECVRTGAHREFVEQWYGSRMFRRCSR from the coding sequence ATGAAGCTACTCATTACCGGCGGTGCAGGTTTCATCGGGAGCAATTTCATTCGCTATATCCTGCGGGAGCATCCAGAATGGCAGGTCGTCAACCTGGATAAGCTCACTTACGCTGGAAATCTGGCCAATTTGAAGGATGTCGAAGACAATCCCCGGTACAGGTTCGTCAGGGGGGATATTGCCGACCGCGGGCTGGTGGAGAGGCTCTTCCATGAGGAGAAGTTCGATGCAGTTGTTAATTTCGCCGCCGAGTCCCACGTGGACCGGAGCATCCTCGACTCCTCCCCCTTCATCGAGACGAACGTCAAGGGAGTGCAGGTGCTCCTGGAGGCGGCAAGGGAGTTCAAAATAAAAAAGTTCGTCCAGATCTCCACCGATGAGGTTTACGGCTCCCTCGCCCCCGACGATCCGCCCTGCACCGAGGAGAGCCCCCTGCTTCCCAACAGCCCCTACTCCGCCAGTAAGGCGGCGGCGGACCTCTTGTGCCGCGCCTACCATAAAACGTATCGGTTGCCCGTTGTCATCACCCGGAGCTCCAACAACTACGGCCCGTACCAGTTCCCGGAGAAGCTGATTCCCCTGATGATCACCAACGCCCTGGAAGACAAGCCCCTGCCCGTCTACGGGGACGGCCAGAACGTCCGGGACTGGCTCTTCGTCGAGGACAACTGCCGGGCCATTGCCCTTGTCATTGAGAAAGGAAAACCCGGAGAGATCTACAACATCGGAGGCGGGGAGGAAAAACGAAACATCGATGTAGTAAAGGCTATCCTTCGCCTCCTGGGGAAACCAGAAAGCCTGATCACTTTCGTCAAGGACCGCCCCGGCCACGACCGAAGGTATGCCCTCAACACCGGTAAGATGCTTCAAGAGTTCGGCTGGCAGCCTGCGGTCTCCTTCGAGGAGGGTCTCGTCCAAACAGTAAAGTGGTACCTCGAAAACCGTACCTGGTGGGAATGTGTCCGCACCGGCGCCCATCGTGAGTTCGTGGAGCAATGGTATGGCTCAAGGATGTTTAGGAGGTGTTCCCGTTAA
- the rfbC gene encoding dTDP-4-dehydrorhamnose 3,5-epimerase gives MPFSFQRLEIPEVVLIEPKVFQDGRGFFMETYKFSDFAAFGITERFVQDNHSRSLRGVIRGLHYQNPPKAQGKLVRVVAGEIFDVAVDIRRGSPTYGKWVGERLSAENKRMLYIPPGFAHGFCVLSQEAEVVYKVTEEYAPEHEAGIIWNDPDIGIRWPVADPIISEKDAAFPRLKEAENLFFYQE, from the coding sequence GTGCCGTTTAGTTTTCAGAGGCTGGAGATTCCGGAGGTCGTCCTCATCGAGCCGAAGGTCTTTCAGGATGGGCGCGGTTTCTTCATGGAGACCTACAAGTTTTCCGATTTCGCAGCATTCGGGATCACCGAGCGCTTCGTTCAGGACAACCATTCGCGTTCGTTGAGAGGCGTCATCCGCGGCCTCCACTACCAGAACCCCCCGAAGGCCCAGGGGAAGCTCGTCCGGGTCGTCGCCGGGGAAATATTCGATGTGGCCGTGGATATCAGGAGAGGCTCCCCGACCTACGGGAAGTGGGTTGGTGAGAGGCTTTCGGCAGAAAACAAGCGGATGCTCTACATCCCCCCGGGGTTTGCCCACGGCTTCTGCGTCCTGAGTCAGGAGGCCGAGGTCGTTTACAAGGTGACCGAAGAATACGCACCTGAGCACGAGGCAGGGATTATCTGGAACGACCCCGACATCGGCATCCGCTGGCCGGTCGCAGACCCCATCATCTCTGAAAAGGATGCAGCTTTTCCCCGCCTCAAGGAAGCAGAAAACCTCTTTTTCTATCAAGAATAG
- a CDS encoding glucose-1-phosphate thymidylyltransferase has product MKALVLAGGKGTRLRPLTYTIPKQLVPVANRPIIHYVMDQISGVGISDVGVIISPETGSQIKEALAENPWRFNFSFILQEEPRGLAHAVMVARDFLGNDPFLMYLGDNLIGQGIEAFVEEFRQSEPEAMILLKEVADPRMFGVAEVDCDGKIRRLVEKPKVPPSNLALVGIYLFSPSIHEAVQEIKPSFRGELEITDAIQKLLDKGKTVRSFILERWWLDTGKKDDLLEANRVVLDELVRESLQGEVDGGSRIAGRVFLAKGARIEGSTVRGPAVIGKGTIVRNSFIGPYTSVGSGCAVEGSALEHAVILDGARIAGVARLEDSVVGRNAIIRKGSQNSQALRLMVGDDAEVLL; this is encoded by the coding sequence GTGAAGGCATTGGTTCTGGCAGGGGGAAAGGGAACCCGCCTGCGGCCCCTGACATATACGATCCCCAAGCAGCTGGTTCCCGTGGCCAACCGCCCGATCATTCACTACGTAATGGATCAGATCTCCGGTGTGGGCATCAGCGATGTGGGGGTCATCATTTCGCCTGAGACCGGTTCGCAGATAAAGGAGGCGCTGGCAGAGAATCCCTGGAGATTTAACTTTTCCTTTATCCTTCAGGAAGAGCCCAGGGGCCTTGCCCATGCCGTTATGGTGGCTCGTGACTTCCTGGGCAATGACCCCTTCCTGATGTATCTCGGGGATAACCTCATCGGGCAGGGCATCGAGGCTTTTGTCGAAGAGTTCCGGCAGTCGGAGCCCGAGGCGATGATCCTTTTGAAGGAAGTAGCTGACCCGCGCATGTTTGGAGTTGCCGAAGTTGACTGCGACGGCAAGATCAGGCGCCTCGTCGAGAAGCCAAAGGTTCCCCCTTCCAATCTGGCGCTGGTTGGAATTTACCTTTTTTCTCCTTCCATCCATGAAGCTGTTCAGGAGATTAAGCCCTCTTTTCGGGGGGAACTAGAGATTACCGATGCCATCCAGAAACTCCTCGACAAGGGAAAGACCGTAAGGAGTTTCATCCTCGAAAGATGGTGGCTTGACACCGGGAAGAAGGACGATCTGCTGGAGGCCAACCGCGTGGTTTTAGATGAACTCGTGAGAGAGAGCCTGCAGGGAGAAGTTGACGGGGGGAGCAGGATTGCAGGACGCGTCTTTCTGGCGAAAGGAGCCCGGATCGAAGGGAGCACCGTCCGCGGCCCGGCGGTTATCGGGAAGGGAACGATCGTCAGGAATTCGTTCATAGGCCCCTATACAAGCGTCGGCAGCGGCTGCGCGGTTGAAGGTTCTGCCCTCGAACACGCCGTGATCCTAGACGGCGCCAGGATTGCAGGCGTCGCGCGCCTGGAGGACAGCGTTGTCGGGAGAAACGCCATCATCAGGAAGGGGAGTCAAAACAGCCAGGCTCTGCGGCTGATGGTGGGTGATGATGCGGAGGTGCTGCTGTAG
- the rfbD gene encoding dTDP-4-dehydrorhamnose reductase, whose translation MKVLITGAAGQLGADLVKVLGDGGCQVIPAGRADFDITDLEATVKFITGAQPDAVVHSAAFTDVDACEGQREKAFAVNGLGARNVAVAARKVDAKLFYISTDYVFDGLKEGPYFEFDRPDPLNVYGRSKLWGEELVKEQLQKFFIIRTAWLYGRVGRNFVKTMLMLGREKGELQVVNDQRGTPTYTGDLALQIKELLPTELYGTYHCSSQGACTWYEFAVEIFRLAGLSVRVEPVTSEKFQRPAKRPKNSVLENFALKLEGLDIMPHWEESLEKFIRAFKREEMIL comes from the coding sequence GTGAAGGTTTTGATTACAGGTGCTGCAGGGCAGCTTGGTGCTGATCTGGTGAAAGTTTTGGGTGACGGCGGCTGCCAGGTGATCCCCGCAGGCCGCGCCGACTTCGATATCACCGATCTCGAGGCCACCGTAAAATTCATTACCGGTGCTCAACCGGACGCCGTTGTGCACAGCGCTGCCTTTACGGATGTTGACGCCTGCGAAGGTCAGCGTGAAAAAGCCTTTGCCGTCAACGGTCTGGGAGCAAGGAATGTCGCTGTTGCAGCAAGAAAGGTAGATGCCAAGCTCTTTTACATCAGCACTGATTATGTCTTCGATGGCCTTAAGGAGGGGCCTTACTTTGAGTTCGACAGGCCGGATCCGCTCAACGTTTACGGGAGATCGAAGCTGTGGGGCGAAGAGCTAGTTAAGGAGCAGCTGCAGAAGTTTTTCATCATCCGCACTGCCTGGCTTTACGGGCGGGTGGGCAGGAACTTTGTGAAAACGATGCTGATGCTAGGGAGGGAAAAGGGGGAATTGCAGGTCGTTAACGACCAGAGGGGCACTCCCACGTATACTGGGGACCTGGCGCTCCAGATCAAAGAACTGCTTCCCACGGAACTGTACGGCACATATCACTGTTCCTCTCAAGGGGCCTGCACCTGGTACGAGTTCGCCGTCGAGATCTTCAGGCTGGCCGGTCTGAGCGTCAGGGTTGAGCCTGTAACCTCCGAAAAGTTTCAGCGCCCGGCAAAACGACCCAAGAATTCGGTGCTGGAAAACTTTGCGCTCAAGCTCGAGGGGCTCGACATCATGCCTCACTGGGAGGAGTCGCTGGAGAAGTTCATAAGAGCATTTAAAAGAGAGGAAATGATATTGTGA
- a CDS encoding sugar phosphate nucleotidyltransferase, whose protein sequence is MAGGSGERFWPYSRKEKPKQFLAIGGKESLLFIIWSPVLMKINSK, encoded by the coding sequence ATGGCCGGCGGCTCCGGCGAGAGGTTCTGGCCGTACAGCAGAAAAGAAAAACCCAAGCAGTTTCTGGCAATCGGCGGGAAAGAAAGCCTTCTTTTCATCATCTGGTCCCCAGTCCTGATGAAGATAAATTCAAAGTAG
- a CDS encoding SIR2 family protein, producing the protein MGKGKIKVNYKISRLVDRFYKGKVVPFIGAGVSRNAVHKDGRTGVADTRRMISLIACKLLDLRLQGKEQKQWAKWCCSFLECEKQHQNQHQGVCNNKKCLLKELSNNSEGDKYLKKYVTLDKLCEMYTWVAGTNAPRSLVEDVLVIQDFSELQPTIAHRYISFLAREGLIDEVITTNYDCCLEEAYNSTFINGSENAALVITDLEEYRRDSGKFFIKEDIRCLKIYKINGCAAKLKQKNFRRKKSFLRNASYRNGGTATGRGIYFATACARAPSYSPVLAVMSPR; encoded by the coding sequence ATGGGCAAGGGAAAAATTAAAGTAAATTACAAAATATCCCGGCTGGTTGATCGTTTTTATAAAGGCAAAGTTGTCCCTTTCATCGGAGCCGGAGTTTCGAGAAACGCAGTACACAAAGATGGTAGAACAGGGGTTGCTGATACTAGGCGCATGATCAGTTTAATTGCCTGTAAATTATTGGACTTGCGGCTGCAAGGTAAAGAACAAAAACAATGGGCTAAATGGTGCTGCTCTTTCCTGGAATGCGAAAAACAGCATCAAAACCAGCATCAGGGTGTATGTAACAACAAAAAATGTCTGCTCAAAGAACTCAGCAATAATTCCGAAGGCGACAAGTATCTAAAAAAATACGTCACTCTGGATAAACTTTGCGAAATGTATACATGGGTAGCCGGGACGAACGCCCCGCGATCTTTAGTGGAAGATGTTTTAGTAATCCAGGATTTCAGCGAACTACAGCCGACCATCGCTCACAGATACATCTCGTTTCTTGCACGGGAGGGCTTAATAGACGAGGTTATCACCACGAATTATGACTGTTGCCTGGAAGAAGCATATAATTCAACCTTTATCAATGGTTCTGAGAACGCCGCCCTGGTTATAACCGATCTTGAAGAATACAGGAGAGATTCAGGAAAATTTTTCATTAAAGAAGACATACGGTGTCTCAAGATTTATAAAATTAACGGGTGTGCGGCCAAACTAAAACAAAAAAATTTCCGCCGGAAAAAATCCTTCTTACGGAACGCCAGTTACAGGAATGGGGGGACCGCCACTGGGCGCGGGATCTATTTCGCGACTGCCTGCGCTCGCGCACCCTCATATTCTCCGGTTTTGGCAGTGATGAGCCCCAGGTAA